One segment of Manihot esculenta cultivar AM560-2 chromosome 4, M.esculenta_v8, whole genome shotgun sequence DNA contains the following:
- the LOC110612856 gene encoding uncharacterized protein LOC110612856 isoform X1, whose protein sequence is MDSTNPNPPSMRVLTRPPPSAPIPASSPDAQSSSQSHPRSLEGVVVVGFVSRSPDHSSQLINRVLDSNTFGSGNLDKLLLIDKEEVRDWFSRRRISYYHEEEKGILFLQFGSTRCPAVHGCSGPDSGLSSCLEEREFEDLQGLLFMFSVCHVIIYIQEGSCFDPCILKKFRVLQAAKHALAPYVRSRTTPPLPSRSHASSSSSRPTPSTGSSPGRSSVTNRGASAISLMSGLGFYTSLFPGHCTPVILFVFVDDFFEIPNPNSNTEELKDLSSLNKSSSSVSRPNLPTKGSGSVVVLARPVSKSEGGFRKKLQSSLEAQIRFLIKKCRTLSGAESGHAGSRSGTVSSSAPLFSLDASRAVVLLDRSINQRGESLEFVTDLVEDVLNGKATSDSLLLESHGQSGNKEEILSIKEFIYRQSDILRGRGGLVTGTNSGPAAGVGMVAVAAAAAAASAASGKTFSTPELPSLEIWLSSSQLILHGILSAKRGCLDETEAVKRKPRQRNSGSTQVDGFAPKGMDPLDAAVSLLESGRGLNAKFSTSWCERTLPTAKDIYLKDLPACYPTSEHEAHLEKALNAFHSMVRGPAVPLFAKRLEDECTAIWKSGRQLCDAVSLTGKPCMHQRHDIGSGETESPLGAPVKAHSSGYFFLHACACGRSRQLRSDPFEFESANVSSNCFQNCDKLLPAVQLPKLDNVGPVHSSSWRLIRVGGARYYEPSRGLLQSGFSASRKFLSKWTIILEKPESPNVLPAKTVQQGSMTRQGTDPQVEVNAETDRKKTAAARLYSGDMHVGVENQRKLSENSKIDDKKISFGRGMANFTMRKPFSEVVAGSSATDSGFPPLQQRRQPASGSERSSKQNRARDRNAEQVHTIVDQGSQTSEDVISGKEALNEISSSGGKHGDPYVQIGSNVVPVNINGGEMVNLNPTLKHAIVYIGFEHECPHGHRFLLSLDLLDELGSPYSFPKEYQVPYVETSDHNVASPSKLGWNSGHGRIHRSSKGTNFVGANKFRNVDKLNGVNVGLYIDGLIQLTGAEKEQNQASTPEPTYQDFVKNLEVDFHSISLDDGGGAFSMLNRNLPIYMNCPYCRRSRNKKDPQKIKFAGTISQLQRIFLVTPAFPVVLATCPVVQFEVSCLPPSVADRERKLQFSLGCRVVLPPESFLTLRLPFVYGVQLEDGTPLPINAFEHQPEKTAWIMKGTALQVISKQSSLNKEAQT, encoded by the exons ATGGACTCTACGAATCCAAATCCACCCTCCATGCGGGTCCTGACCCGTCCACCTCCCTCAGCACCCATCCCCGCTTCTTCTCCAGATGCTCAATCATCTTCCCAATCCCACCCTCGTTCTCTAGAAGGCGTTGTTGTTGTTGGGTTTGTTTCACGTAGCCCTGACCACTCTTCCCAGCTCATAAACCGTGTCCTGGACTCTAACACATTCGGGTCAGGTAATCTCGATAAGCTACTGTTAATCGATAAAGAGGAGGTGAGAGATTGGTTCAGTAGGAGGAGAATCAGTTATTACCATGAGGAGGAGAAGGGGATTTTGTTCTTGCAGTTTGGTTCAACCCGGTGCCCCGCTGTTCATGGGTGTTCAGGTCCGGATTCTGGGTTAAGCTCATGTTTGGAAGAGCGGGAGTTTGAAGATCTTCAGGGGTTGCTTTTCATGTTTTCT GTGTGCcatgtaattatatatattcagGAGGGTTCGTGCTTTGATCCTTGTATTTTGAAAAAGTTTAGGGTTTTACAAGCAGCCAAGCATGCATTGGCTCCATATGTAAGGTCCAGAACTACCCCGCCATTGCCATCTAGGTCTCATGCTTCATCATCGTCCTCTAGGCCAACCCCTTCAACTGGTTCCTCTCCAGGAAGAAGTAGTGTCACGAATCGCGGTGCTTCAGCTATCTCTCTCATGTCGGGTTTAGGTTTCTACACATCATTGTTTCCTGGACATTGTACTCCAGTCATACTATTTGtctttgttgatgatttctttGAGATACCAAATCCTAATTCTAACACAGAGGAATTGAAAGATTTGTCCTCACTTAATAAATCTTCTAGTAGTGTATCTAGGCCAAACTTACCTACTAAGGGTTCTGGTTCAGTTGTTGTGCTAGCACGCCCTGTCAGTAAATCTGAAGGTGGTTTCAGGAAGAAACTGCAGTCATCTCTTGAAGCACAAATTCGTTTTCTGATTAAGAAATGCCGAACACTCTCAGGTGCTGAAAGTGGTCATGCTGGATCCAGAAGTGGAACTGTTTCAAGTTCTGCACCTTTGTTTTCTCTTGATGCTTCACGGGCTGTTGTGCTGCTCGACAGGTCAATAAATCAGAGAGGTGAATCTCTGGAGTTTGTTACAGACCTTGTGGAAGATGTTTTGAATGGAAAAGCAACATCAGATTCTCTTTTACTTGAAAGTCATGGTCAGAGTGGAAACAAGGAGGAGATTTTATCCATAAAGGAGTTCATTTACAGACAATCTGATATTCTGAGAGGTAGAGGGGGATTGGTCACTGGGACCAACAGTGGTCCAGCTGCTGGTGTTGGCATGGTTGCTGTAGCTGCAGCTGCTGCTGCAGCCTCAGCTGCATCTGGAAAGACATTTAGTACTCCTGAACTTCCAAGTTTGGAAATATGGTTATCATCAAGCCAACTTATTCTACATGGAATTTTATCTGCAAAACGTGGGTGTCTAGATGAAACAGAAGCTGTTAAAAGAAAACCTCGCCAGCGAAACTCTGGTTCAACCCAAGTCGATGGGTTTGCTCCTAAAGGCATGGATCCTTTAGATGCTGCAGTTTCTCTGTTGGAAAGTGGTAGAGGACTGAATGCAAAATTTTCAACTTCTTGGTGTGAAAGGACCCTTCCAACTGCCAAGGATATTTATCTGAAGGATTTGCCAGCTTGTTATCCCACTTCAGAGCATGAAGCCCATTTAGAAAAGGCTTTAAATGCTTTCCACTCAATGGTCAGGGGACCTGCAGTGCCTCTGTTTGCAAAAAGGCTGGAGGATGAATGCACAGCCATCTGGAAATCTGGTAGGCAATTATGTGATGCTGTTAGTTTGACAGGAAAACCATGTATGCACCAGAGACATGATATTGGCAGTGGGGAGACGGAGTCACCTTTAGGAGCTCCAGTGAAGGCACATTCAAGTGGATACTTTTTCCTTCATGCTTGTGCCTGTGGCCGCTCACGTCAACTGCGGTCAGACCCTTTTGAGTTTGAATCAGCAAATGTTAGTTCCAATTGCTTTCAAAACTGTGACAAACTGCTTCCTGCAGTCCAGTTACCAAAGCTAGATAATGTGGGACCTGTTCATTCATCCTCGTGGAGGTTGATTCGTGTTGGGGGAGCAAGGTATTATGAACCTTCTAGGGGTTTACTTCAGAGTGGGTTCTCTGCCTCACGTAAGTTTCTCTCGAAGTGGACAATAATTTTGGAGAAACCAGAGAGTCCAAATGTTTTACCAGCCAAAACTGTGCAACAAGGTTCAATGACTAGGCAAGGTACAGACCCACAGGTTGAAGTTAATGCCGAGACAGACAGAAAGAAAACTGCAGCTGCAAGGTTATACTCAGGAGACATGCATGTCGGGGTTGAAAATCAGCGGAAACTTTCAGAAAACAGCAAGATTGATGACaaaaaaattagttttggtAGAGGGATGGCAAATTTTACAATGAGAAAACCCTTTTCTGAAGTTGTTGCTGGATCGTCAGCTACTGATTCAGGGTTTCCTCCCCTCCAGCAGAGGAGACAACCTGCATCAGGTTCAGAAAGAAGTTCCAAACAAAACAGGGCAAGGGATAGGAATGCAGAACAGGTTCATACAATTGTTGATCAAGGATCTCAAACATCTGAAGATGTTATTTCTGGTAAAGAAGCCTTGAATGAAATATCTAGCAGTGGTGGGAAACATGGGGACCCTTATGTACAGATAGGAAGTAATGTAGTTCCTGTGAACATTAATGGTGGTGAAATGGTTAACCTGAACCCtactttaaaacatgcaattgTTTATATTGGTTTTGAGCATGAGTGCCCCCATGGCCACCGTTTCTTATTAAGTCTGGATCTGCTTGATGAACTAGGATCTCCATATTCTTTTCCCAAAGAATATCAAGTCCCTTATGTGGAAACTTCTGACCATAATGTGGCAAGTCCTTCAAAATTGGGTTGGAACAGTGGACATGGTAGAATTCATCGAAGCTCAAAGGGAACAAATTTTGTTGGTGCAAATAAGTTTCGGAATGTGGATAAGTTAAATGGTGTGAATGTTGGTTTATATATTGATGGGTTGATACAGCTCACTGGGGCAGAGAAGGAACAGAATCAAGCATCTACCCCTGAACCAACATATCAAGATTTTGTGAAAAATCTTGAAGTGGACTTTCATTCGATTAGCCTTGATGATGGCGGAGGTGCTTTCTCCATGTTGAATAGAAATTTACCTATATACATGAACTGTCCATACTGCAGGCGTTCTAGAAATAAGAAAGATCCTCAAAAGATTAAGTTTGCTGGCACAATATCACAGTTACAGAGGATCTTTTTG GTAACACCTGCATTTCCAGTTGTATTAGCAACATGCCCAGTTGTACAATTTGAG GTGTCATGCTTGCCCCCATCAGTTGCAGACCGTGAACGAAAGTTGCAGTTCAGCCTTGGATGTCGAGTGGTCCTACCGCCAGAAAGTTTTCTGACACTAAGACTCCCATTTGTTTATGGTGTGCAACTAGAGGATGGAACTCCACTTCCTATTAATGCTTTTGAACATCAACCAGAAAAGACTGCTTGGATAATGAAGGGCACAGCATTGCAGGTGATTTCCAAGCAAAGCAGTCTCAATAAGGAAGCCCAGACGTAG
- the LOC110612856 gene encoding uncharacterized protein LOC110612856 isoform X2 translates to MDSTNPNPPSMRVLTRPPPSAPIPASSPDAQSSSQSHPRSLEGVVVVGFVSRSPDHSSQLINRVLDSNTFGSGNLDKLLLIDKEEVRDWFSRRRISYYHEEEKGILFLQFGSTRCPAVHGCSGPDSGLSSCLEEREFEDLQGLLFMFSVCHVIIYIQEGSCFDPCILKKFRVLQAAKHALAPYVRSRTTPPLPSRSHASSSSSRPTPSTGSSPGRSSVTNRGASAISLMSGLGFYTSLFPGHCTPVILFVFVDDFFEIPNPNSNTEELKDLSSLNKSSSSVSRPNLPTKGSGSVVVLARPVSKSEGGFRKKLQSSLEAQIRFLIKKCRTLSGAESGHAGSRSGTVSSSAPLFSLDASRAVVLLDRSINQRGESLEFVTDLVEDVLNGKATSDSLLLESHGQSGNKEEILSIKEFIYRQSDILRGRGGLVTGTNSGPAAGVGMVAVAAAAAAASAASGKTFSTPELPSLEIWLSSSQLILHGILSAKRGCLDETEAVKRKPRQRNSGSTQVDGFAPKGMDPLDAAVSLLESGRGLNAKFSTSWCERTLPTAKDIYLKDLPACYPTSEHEAHLEKALNAFHSMVRGPAVPLFAKRLEDECTAIWKSGRQLCDAVSLTGKPCMHQRHDIGSGETESPLGAPVKAHSSGYFFLHACACGRSRQLRSDPFEFESANVSSNCFQNCDKLLPAVQLPKLDNVGPVHSSSWRLIRVGGARYYEPSRGLLQSGFSASRKFLSKWTIILEKPESPNVLPAKTVQQGSMTRQGTDPQVEVNAETDRKKTAAARLYSGDMHVGVENQRKLSENSKIDDKKISFGRGMANFTMRKPFSEVVAGSSATDSGFPPLQQRRQPASGSERSSKQNRARDRNAEQVHTIVDQGSQTSEDVISGKEALNEISSSGGKHGDPYVQIGSNVVPVNINGGEMVNLNPTLKHAIVYIGFEHECPHGHRFLLSLDLLDELGSPYSFPKEYQVPYVETSDHNVASPSKLGWNSGHGRIHRSSKGTNFVGANKFRNVDKLNGVNVGLYIDGLIQLTGAEKEQNQASTPEPTYQDFVKNLEVDFHSISLDDGGGAFSMLNRNLPIYMNCPYCRRSRNKKDPQKIKFAGTISQLQRIFLVSCLPPSVADRERKLQFSLGCRVVLPPESFLTLRLPFVYGVQLEDGTPLPINAFEHQPEKTAWIMKGTALQVISKQSSLNKEAQT, encoded by the exons ATGGACTCTACGAATCCAAATCCACCCTCCATGCGGGTCCTGACCCGTCCACCTCCCTCAGCACCCATCCCCGCTTCTTCTCCAGATGCTCAATCATCTTCCCAATCCCACCCTCGTTCTCTAGAAGGCGTTGTTGTTGTTGGGTTTGTTTCACGTAGCCCTGACCACTCTTCCCAGCTCATAAACCGTGTCCTGGACTCTAACACATTCGGGTCAGGTAATCTCGATAAGCTACTGTTAATCGATAAAGAGGAGGTGAGAGATTGGTTCAGTAGGAGGAGAATCAGTTATTACCATGAGGAGGAGAAGGGGATTTTGTTCTTGCAGTTTGGTTCAACCCGGTGCCCCGCTGTTCATGGGTGTTCAGGTCCGGATTCTGGGTTAAGCTCATGTTTGGAAGAGCGGGAGTTTGAAGATCTTCAGGGGTTGCTTTTCATGTTTTCT GTGTGCcatgtaattatatatattcagGAGGGTTCGTGCTTTGATCCTTGTATTTTGAAAAAGTTTAGGGTTTTACAAGCAGCCAAGCATGCATTGGCTCCATATGTAAGGTCCAGAACTACCCCGCCATTGCCATCTAGGTCTCATGCTTCATCATCGTCCTCTAGGCCAACCCCTTCAACTGGTTCCTCTCCAGGAAGAAGTAGTGTCACGAATCGCGGTGCTTCAGCTATCTCTCTCATGTCGGGTTTAGGTTTCTACACATCATTGTTTCCTGGACATTGTACTCCAGTCATACTATTTGtctttgttgatgatttctttGAGATACCAAATCCTAATTCTAACACAGAGGAATTGAAAGATTTGTCCTCACTTAATAAATCTTCTAGTAGTGTATCTAGGCCAAACTTACCTACTAAGGGTTCTGGTTCAGTTGTTGTGCTAGCACGCCCTGTCAGTAAATCTGAAGGTGGTTTCAGGAAGAAACTGCAGTCATCTCTTGAAGCACAAATTCGTTTTCTGATTAAGAAATGCCGAACACTCTCAGGTGCTGAAAGTGGTCATGCTGGATCCAGAAGTGGAACTGTTTCAAGTTCTGCACCTTTGTTTTCTCTTGATGCTTCACGGGCTGTTGTGCTGCTCGACAGGTCAATAAATCAGAGAGGTGAATCTCTGGAGTTTGTTACAGACCTTGTGGAAGATGTTTTGAATGGAAAAGCAACATCAGATTCTCTTTTACTTGAAAGTCATGGTCAGAGTGGAAACAAGGAGGAGATTTTATCCATAAAGGAGTTCATTTACAGACAATCTGATATTCTGAGAGGTAGAGGGGGATTGGTCACTGGGACCAACAGTGGTCCAGCTGCTGGTGTTGGCATGGTTGCTGTAGCTGCAGCTGCTGCTGCAGCCTCAGCTGCATCTGGAAAGACATTTAGTACTCCTGAACTTCCAAGTTTGGAAATATGGTTATCATCAAGCCAACTTATTCTACATGGAATTTTATCTGCAAAACGTGGGTGTCTAGATGAAACAGAAGCTGTTAAAAGAAAACCTCGCCAGCGAAACTCTGGTTCAACCCAAGTCGATGGGTTTGCTCCTAAAGGCATGGATCCTTTAGATGCTGCAGTTTCTCTGTTGGAAAGTGGTAGAGGACTGAATGCAAAATTTTCAACTTCTTGGTGTGAAAGGACCCTTCCAACTGCCAAGGATATTTATCTGAAGGATTTGCCAGCTTGTTATCCCACTTCAGAGCATGAAGCCCATTTAGAAAAGGCTTTAAATGCTTTCCACTCAATGGTCAGGGGACCTGCAGTGCCTCTGTTTGCAAAAAGGCTGGAGGATGAATGCACAGCCATCTGGAAATCTGGTAGGCAATTATGTGATGCTGTTAGTTTGACAGGAAAACCATGTATGCACCAGAGACATGATATTGGCAGTGGGGAGACGGAGTCACCTTTAGGAGCTCCAGTGAAGGCACATTCAAGTGGATACTTTTTCCTTCATGCTTGTGCCTGTGGCCGCTCACGTCAACTGCGGTCAGACCCTTTTGAGTTTGAATCAGCAAATGTTAGTTCCAATTGCTTTCAAAACTGTGACAAACTGCTTCCTGCAGTCCAGTTACCAAAGCTAGATAATGTGGGACCTGTTCATTCATCCTCGTGGAGGTTGATTCGTGTTGGGGGAGCAAGGTATTATGAACCTTCTAGGGGTTTACTTCAGAGTGGGTTCTCTGCCTCACGTAAGTTTCTCTCGAAGTGGACAATAATTTTGGAGAAACCAGAGAGTCCAAATGTTTTACCAGCCAAAACTGTGCAACAAGGTTCAATGACTAGGCAAGGTACAGACCCACAGGTTGAAGTTAATGCCGAGACAGACAGAAAGAAAACTGCAGCTGCAAGGTTATACTCAGGAGACATGCATGTCGGGGTTGAAAATCAGCGGAAACTTTCAGAAAACAGCAAGATTGATGACaaaaaaattagttttggtAGAGGGATGGCAAATTTTACAATGAGAAAACCCTTTTCTGAAGTTGTTGCTGGATCGTCAGCTACTGATTCAGGGTTTCCTCCCCTCCAGCAGAGGAGACAACCTGCATCAGGTTCAGAAAGAAGTTCCAAACAAAACAGGGCAAGGGATAGGAATGCAGAACAGGTTCATACAATTGTTGATCAAGGATCTCAAACATCTGAAGATGTTATTTCTGGTAAAGAAGCCTTGAATGAAATATCTAGCAGTGGTGGGAAACATGGGGACCCTTATGTACAGATAGGAAGTAATGTAGTTCCTGTGAACATTAATGGTGGTGAAATGGTTAACCTGAACCCtactttaaaacatgcaattgTTTATATTGGTTTTGAGCATGAGTGCCCCCATGGCCACCGTTTCTTATTAAGTCTGGATCTGCTTGATGAACTAGGATCTCCATATTCTTTTCCCAAAGAATATCAAGTCCCTTATGTGGAAACTTCTGACCATAATGTGGCAAGTCCTTCAAAATTGGGTTGGAACAGTGGACATGGTAGAATTCATCGAAGCTCAAAGGGAACAAATTTTGTTGGTGCAAATAAGTTTCGGAATGTGGATAAGTTAAATGGTGTGAATGTTGGTTTATATATTGATGGGTTGATACAGCTCACTGGGGCAGAGAAGGAACAGAATCAAGCATCTACCCCTGAACCAACATATCAAGATTTTGTGAAAAATCTTGAAGTGGACTTTCATTCGATTAGCCTTGATGATGGCGGAGGTGCTTTCTCCATGTTGAATAGAAATTTACCTATATACATGAACTGTCCATACTGCAGGCGTTCTAGAAATAAGAAAGATCCTCAAAAGATTAAGTTTGCTGGCACAATATCACAGTTACAGAGGATCTTTTTG GTGTCATGCTTGCCCCCATCAGTTGCAGACCGTGAACGAAAGTTGCAGTTCAGCCTTGGATGTCGAGTGGTCCTACCGCCAGAAAGTTTTCTGACACTAAGACTCCCATTTGTTTATGGTGTGCAACTAGAGGATGGAACTCCACTTCCTATTAATGCTTTTGAACATCAACCAGAAAAGACTGCTTGGATAATGAAGGGCACAGCATTGCAGGTGATTTCCAAGCAAAGCAGTCTCAATAAGGAAGCCCAGACGTAG
- the LOC110612858 gene encoding heavy metal-associated isoprenylated plant protein 7 isoform X2: MEVANNPFSVVVLEVGMHCESCASKVVECARRLKGVENVMVDIDSNKLTVVGEVDPSQIQEELSRKTNKKVDVVSSHHRIDDNGAIADKNKEDKKSIREENSDVDKKQPKQALETTVVVLKLGHYCQGCCPKIHKIVQETKGVQEMALDEENETITVKGTMDVKVLLEKLNRPVHILSLKKEKYSNGGDKDSKTGNDDRKKKKGSAQENGNHDTEMKGSLLELKPIEAPAIMAVFKVPLHCDGCIGRIRKIIRKIRGVQEVRINKEEETVTVKATIDVNILTETMKKRLKKLVEERKIEIKKEAELVVKSTSQYSFRKQDHKQEIVPSTALQLAEQQEEIIEIIYVQDSNDGRDQNQSLVSSPDAHTKLDSEIGKSTPNTETAEWAFILASLFLEVVSAVLDQLGYLKASMVLSFVALLLCTIDLVLSARRDLGLCLSGHTSISSCISNMPSCTI, from the exons ATGGAGGTGGCCAACAATCCCTTTTCCGTTGTCGTTTTGGAAGTCGGGATGCATTGTGAGAGCTGCGCTTCTAAAGTTGTGGAATGTGCTCGACGCCTCAAAG GTGTAGAGAATGTGATGGTAGACATAGATTCGAACAAGTTGACAGTGGTAGGTGAGGTGGATCCTTCGCAGATTCAAGAAGAGCTAAGCCGCAAGACCAATAAGAAGGTCGATGTTGTCTCTTCTCATCACAGGATAGATGATAATGGCGCCATTGCTGACAAGAACAAGGAAGACAAGAAATCTATTCGTGAGGAAAACTCAGACGTTGATAAGAAACAACCGAAACAG GCTTTGGAGACAACAGTAGTAGTTCTCAAGTTAGGACATTACTGTCAGGGATGTTGCCCAAAGATTCACAAGATAGTCCAGGAGACAAAGG GTGTGCAAGAGATGGCACTAGATGAAGAGAATGAAACGATAACGGTCAAAGGGACCATGGATGTGAAGGTGTTGTTGGAGAAACTGAATAGACCTGTTCACATCTTGTCGCTTAAGAAAGAGAAATACAGCAATGGCGGCGATAAAGACAGCAAGACTGGCAATGATgacagaaagaagaagaaaggaagtgCACAAGAGAATGGGAATCATGATACTGAAATGAAAGGGAGCCTATTGGAGTTGAAACCAATAGAA GCTCCAGCAATAATGGCAGTTTTCAAGGTGCCACTCCACTGTGATGGATGCATAGGGAGAATTCGGAAAATTATCCGTAAAATTAGAG GGGTACAGGAGGTGAGAATTAACAAGGAGGAGGAAACTGTAACTGTCAAAGCAACCATTGATGTGAATATCTTAACTGAAACCATGAAGAAGAGATTGAAGAAACTTGTAGAGGAGAGGAAAATAGAGATAAAAAAGGAGGCAGAACTAGTGGTGAAAAGTACAAGCCAATATTCATTTCGAAAGCAAGATCACAAGCAAGAAATTGTGCCATCTACAGCTCTTCAACTTGCTGAGCAGCAAGAAGAAATTATCgaaataatttatgttcaggaCTCCAATGATGGCAGGGACCAGAACCAAAGTTTGGTTAGCTCACCAGATGCTCACACTAAACTTGATTCGGAAATTGGAAAGAGCACACCTAATACT GAAACTGCAGAGTGGGCTTTTATACTCGCTAGCTTATTTCTAGAGGTTGTCTCGGCTGTTCTAGACCAACTGGGTTATCTTAAGGCAAGCATGGTACTATCATTTGTAGCTTTACTTCTTTGTACGATTGATCTGGTCCTCTCAGCTCGAAGAGATTTAGGCCTCTGTTTATCAG GTCACACCTCCATTTCCAGTTGTATTAGCAACATGCCCAGTTGTACAATTTGA
- the LOC110612858 gene encoding copper-transporting ATPase 1 isoform X1, translated as MEVANNPFSVVVLEVGMHCESCASKVVECARRLKGVENVMVDIDSNKLTVVGEVDPSQIQEELSRKTNKKVDVVSSHHRIDDNGAIADKNKEDKKSIREENSDVDKKQPKQALETTVVVLKLGHYCQGCCPKIHKIVQETKGVQEMALDEENETITVKGTMDVKVLLEKLNRPVHILSLKKEKYSNGGDKDSKTGNDDRKKKKGSAQENGNHDTEMKGSLLELKPIEAPAIMAVFKVPLHCDGCIGRIRKIIRKIRGVQEVRINKEEETVTVKATIDVNILTETMKKRLKKLVEERKIEIKKEAELVVKSTSQYSFRKQDHKQEIVPSTALQLAEQQEEIIEIIYVQDSNDGRDQNQSLVSSPDAHTKLDSEIGKSTPNTETAEWAFILASLFLEVVSAVLDQLGYLKASMVLSFVALLLCTIDLVLSARRDLGLCLSGTVHGYCSRVLFIEYRLRVLFISIVHGYCSSDPLFILGWLAL; from the exons ATGGAGGTGGCCAACAATCCCTTTTCCGTTGTCGTTTTGGAAGTCGGGATGCATTGTGAGAGCTGCGCTTCTAAAGTTGTGGAATGTGCTCGACGCCTCAAAG GTGTAGAGAATGTGATGGTAGACATAGATTCGAACAAGTTGACAGTGGTAGGTGAGGTGGATCCTTCGCAGATTCAAGAAGAGCTAAGCCGCAAGACCAATAAGAAGGTCGATGTTGTCTCTTCTCATCACAGGATAGATGATAATGGCGCCATTGCTGACAAGAACAAGGAAGACAAGAAATCTATTCGTGAGGAAAACTCAGACGTTGATAAGAAACAACCGAAACAG GCTTTGGAGACAACAGTAGTAGTTCTCAAGTTAGGACATTACTGTCAGGGATGTTGCCCAAAGATTCACAAGATAGTCCAGGAGACAAAGG GTGTGCAAGAGATGGCACTAGATGAAGAGAATGAAACGATAACGGTCAAAGGGACCATGGATGTGAAGGTGTTGTTGGAGAAACTGAATAGACCTGTTCACATCTTGTCGCTTAAGAAAGAGAAATACAGCAATGGCGGCGATAAAGACAGCAAGACTGGCAATGATgacagaaagaagaagaaaggaagtgCACAAGAGAATGGGAATCATGATACTGAAATGAAAGGGAGCCTATTGGAGTTGAAACCAATAGAA GCTCCAGCAATAATGGCAGTTTTCAAGGTGCCACTCCACTGTGATGGATGCATAGGGAGAATTCGGAAAATTATCCGTAAAATTAGAG GGGTACAGGAGGTGAGAATTAACAAGGAGGAGGAAACTGTAACTGTCAAAGCAACCATTGATGTGAATATCTTAACTGAAACCATGAAGAAGAGATTGAAGAAACTTGTAGAGGAGAGGAAAATAGAGATAAAAAAGGAGGCAGAACTAGTGGTGAAAAGTACAAGCCAATATTCATTTCGAAAGCAAGATCACAAGCAAGAAATTGTGCCATCTACAGCTCTTCAACTTGCTGAGCAGCAAGAAGAAATTATCgaaataatttatgttcaggaCTCCAATGATGGCAGGGACCAGAACCAAAGTTTGGTTAGCTCACCAGATGCTCACACTAAACTTGATTCGGAAATTGGAAAGAGCACACCTAATACT GAAACTGCAGAGTGGGCTTTTATACTCGCTAGCTTATTTCTAGAGGTTGTCTCGGCTGTTCTAGACCAACTGGGTTATCTTAAGGCAAGCATGGTACTATCATTTGTAGCTTTACTTCTTTGTACGATTGATCTGGTCCTCTCAGCTCGAAGAGATTTAGGCCTCTGTTTATCAGgtactgttcacgggtactgttcacgagtatTGTTCATCGAGTACCGTTTACGAGTACTGTTCATAAGTAttgttcacgggtactgttctTCTGATCCTTTGTTTATTTTGGGTTGGTTGGCCTTATAg